The following coding sequences lie in one Myxococcus xanthus genomic window:
- a CDS encoding TonB-dependent receptor plug domain-containing protein, translated as MRASDLARRGLWGSLKMMALVSSRETAFPRTQALAPSPSPDRTYRTSGVHAPPLDVRTMHSTVFGEPRQGAAKAVAGRRALRAGLPLSIMLCVLSLVVPSSAAAQEAAEAEAPAKVKRRKRVVKPAASARPAAKTAKKSKKPVKPPPVEDADDPTAEPEIPVLGGGPSTDDASPASPPAPVPTPPTAAPLTPATPLTAEPASPRALPPVGADFNPPDAPTNLPPATATLPAHQPAPSSNIPISAPFAEPTLDRPLPPQSGLAGLGVDPLDGADALEESVNRVLSEAVVTTAGKRNQRISDVPLTVSWIPADELEGTGQFTLCEAIQYFPGMECRRGSMRKAAVSARGLGSNYLSNRLLLLQDGRPLTDPWTGQFYADETTPLTNLKQVEVIRGPGSSLYGSNAFSGVINVIQRQPSDLIEKGKNVGAEARVLAGQDQTWRLHGTVAGRGGPVEALLGYYGFGSDGPQLFNDPRVGRVDTNQDSLVHQVNGKVRIGPLALDADFTDAEIGRPGGTHISTVGNCGRCHYTPNDSESVQNFNASAQVDQQVTDNLRLFGQAYGFFKRRDVLMENAFGGDPTRALGKRRRLGGEARALWTMGDLNVTFGGDLKADAVNVPNVLPELSMDDTRQTILGGFVDAEYRLFNRLVFGAGARYDRYQIPERVWQNRTDQVSPRASVVFHAVPELLTLRTNYGRAFRAPTLAELAINQQMYAATLVGNSNLRAETLDTIEASVDFWPFDRRVRLTGTGFYNLAKNFINQQLVFGSVSQFQNLGDARVAGFELEAAAQIPSINSSFDIAYQFLNAKALPYDDGPQSPLDYAPAHRIYARGRTNIGKVAFVELYALLVGSRYDPGFEVDETTGLPTTRVQLPSYVTASARVGFNVYDGISVSFLGSNLFNAQYEESHGFPAPPQSFFSEVKVRY; from the coding sequence ATGAGAGCCAGCGACTTGGCCCGGCGTGGTCTCTGGGGTAGCTTGAAAATGATGGCGTTGGTGTCCAGTCGTGAAACCGCGTTCCCCCGGACGCAAGCGCTGGCGCCGAGCCCGTCTCCGGATCGTACGTACAGGACCTCGGGTGTCCATGCTCCACCCTTGGATGTGAGAACGATGCACTCGACTGTGTTCGGTGAGCCGCGGCAGGGCGCGGCGAAGGCGGTTGCCGGGCGCCGCGCCCTGCGCGCCGGCCTGCCTCTTTCCATCATGCTGTGCGTGCTGTCCCTCGTCGTCCCTTCGAGCGCGGCAGCGCAGGAGGCCGCGGAGGCGGAGGCTCCCGCCAAGGTGAAGCGCCGGAAGCGGGTGGTGAAGCCCGCGGCCTCCGCGCGTCCCGCCGCGAAGACGGCGAAGAAGTCGAAGAAGCCCGTGAAGCCGCCGCCCGTCGAGGACGCGGACGACCCGACGGCCGAGCCGGAGATTCCCGTCCTGGGTGGCGGGCCTTCCACGGATGATGCGTCGCCCGCGAGCCCGCCGGCACCCGTGCCCACGCCGCCCACCGCCGCGCCCCTGACGCCGGCCACGCCCCTGACGGCCGAGCCTGCCTCCCCGCGGGCGCTGCCGCCGGTCGGCGCGGACTTCAACCCGCCGGACGCGCCGACGAATCTCCCGCCGGCCACTGCGACGCTGCCCGCGCACCAGCCCGCGCCCTCGTCGAACATTCCCATCAGCGCGCCCTTCGCGGAGCCGACCCTGGATCGCCCCTTGCCGCCGCAGTCCGGGCTCGCGGGCCTGGGTGTGGACCCGCTGGACGGCGCCGACGCGCTGGAGGAGTCCGTCAACCGCGTGCTGAGCGAGGCGGTGGTGACCACCGCCGGCAAGCGCAACCAGCGCATCTCCGACGTGCCCCTCACTGTGTCCTGGATTCCGGCCGACGAGCTGGAAGGCACCGGCCAGTTCACGCTGTGCGAGGCCATCCAGTACTTCCCCGGCATGGAGTGCCGCCGGGGCTCCATGCGCAAGGCGGCGGTGAGCGCGCGCGGCCTGGGCTCCAACTACCTGTCCAACCGACTGCTGCTGCTCCAGGACGGCCGTCCGCTGACGGACCCGTGGACGGGTCAGTTCTACGCGGACGAGACCACGCCGCTCACCAACCTCAAGCAGGTGGAGGTCATCCGCGGCCCGGGGTCCTCGCTGTACGGCTCCAACGCCTTCAGCGGCGTCATCAACGTCATCCAGCGCCAGCCGTCGGACCTCATCGAGAAGGGCAAGAACGTGGGCGCCGAGGCGCGGGTGCTGGCGGGCCAGGACCAGACGTGGCGTTTGCATGGCACCGTGGCGGGCCGTGGCGGTCCGGTGGAGGCGCTGCTGGGCTACTACGGCTTCGGCTCGGACGGCCCGCAGCTCTTCAACGACCCGCGCGTGGGCCGGGTGGACACCAACCAGGACTCGCTGGTGCACCAGGTCAACGGCAAGGTGCGCATCGGGCCCCTGGCGCTGGACGCGGACTTCACGGACGCGGAGATTGGCCGCCCGGGTGGCACGCACATCTCCACCGTGGGCAACTGCGGCCGCTGCCACTACACGCCGAACGACTCCGAGTCGGTGCAGAACTTCAACGCGTCCGCGCAGGTGGACCAGCAAGTCACCGACAACCTGCGCCTCTTCGGCCAGGCGTACGGCTTCTTCAAGCGCCGCGACGTGCTGATGGAGAACGCCTTCGGCGGCGACCCCACCCGCGCGCTGGGCAAGCGGCGCCGGCTGGGCGGCGAGGCGCGCGCGCTGTGGACGATGGGCGACCTCAACGTCACCTTCGGTGGTGACTTGAAGGCGGACGCCGTCAACGTGCCCAACGTCCTGCCCGAGCTGAGCATGGACGACACGCGGCAGACCATCCTGGGCGGCTTCGTGGACGCGGAGTACCGCCTCTTCAACCGGCTGGTGTTCGGCGCGGGTGCCCGTTACGACCGCTACCAGATTCCGGAGCGCGTCTGGCAGAACCGCACGGACCAGGTTTCGCCGCGCGCCAGCGTCGTGTTCCACGCGGTGCCGGAGTTGCTGACCCTGCGCACCAACTACGGCCGCGCCTTCCGCGCGCCCACGTTGGCTGAGCTGGCCATCAACCAGCAGATGTACGCGGCCACACTGGTGGGCAACTCCAATCTGCGCGCGGAGACGCTGGACACCATCGAGGCATCGGTGGATTTCTGGCCCTTCGATCGGAGGGTGCGCCTGACGGGTACGGGCTTCTACAATCTGGCGAAGAACTTCATCAACCAGCAGCTCGTCTTCGGCTCCGTGTCGCAGTTCCAGAACCTGGGCGACGCGCGGGTGGCGGGCTTCGAACTGGAAGCGGCCGCGCAGATTCCGTCCATCAACTCGTCCTTCGACATCGCGTACCAGTTCCTCAACGCCAAGGCGCTGCCGTACGACGACGGTCCGCAGTCTCCGCTGGACTACGCGCCGGCCCATCGCATCTACGCGCGTGGCCGTACCAACATCGGCAAGGTCGCCTTCGTGGAGCTGTACGCGCTGCTGGTGGGCTCACGTTATGACCCGGGCTTCGAGGTGGACGAGACGACGGGCCTGCCCACCACCCGTGTGCAGCTGCCCAGCTACGTCACGGCCAGCGCGCGCGTGGGCTTCAACGTCTACGACGGCATCTCCGTGTCGTTCCT
- a CDS encoding PhnD/SsuA/transferrin family substrate-binding protein, giving the protein MKTSPRFLLAGLVLACTLTASTALAAPKKATLGVFLATTLADGQERFEYAEALAARLSETLDTPVAAKSFGRYEDFSRAVAGGMVDFAVVDAWAAVQLGAKAKPVAWASRAGDTQQRWAIVALQRGVVKDLAGKRLAHVKGAGPADPKFVTHVVLGGDLDAQKHFKLAPVPNVESALKMLEAKGAEAALVPLAHVPKGKDVRVLFRSGRVPGAVLVDLRNHEAALTGALGKVGAVAPFDAFARLQDKDFDEFSKLVTRGPPRRQPVLAEGADLHVEAEVLVRSEELGPALPSFVGDLSVSAEQPDD; this is encoded by the coding sequence ATGAAGACGTCACCTCGCTTCCTCCTGGCTGGCCTCGTGCTGGCCTGCACCCTGACGGCCAGCACCGCGCTCGCGGCGCCGAAGAAGGCCACGTTGGGGGTGTTCCTCGCCACCACGCTCGCGGATGGCCAGGAGCGCTTCGAGTACGCGGAGGCCCTGGCCGCCCGGCTGTCGGAGACCCTGGACACGCCCGTGGCCGCCAAGAGCTTCGGCCGCTACGAGGACTTCTCCCGCGCGGTGGCGGGCGGGATGGTGGACTTCGCGGTGGTGGATGCGTGGGCCGCGGTGCAACTGGGCGCGAAGGCGAAGCCGGTGGCCTGGGCCTCACGCGCGGGTGACACGCAGCAGCGCTGGGCCATTGTCGCGTTGCAGCGCGGCGTGGTGAAGGACCTCGCCGGCAAGCGCCTGGCGCACGTGAAGGGCGCGGGCCCGGCGGACCCGAAGTTCGTCACCCACGTCGTGCTCGGTGGCGACCTGGACGCCCAGAAGCACTTCAAGCTGGCCCCCGTGCCGAACGTGGAGTCCGCGCTGAAGATGCTGGAGGCCAAGGGCGCGGAGGCGGCGCTCGTCCCTCTGGCGCACGTGCCCAAGGGCAAGGATGTGCGCGTGCTCTTCCGCAGTGGCCGGGTGCCGGGGGCCGTGCTGGTGGACCTGCGCAACCACGAGGCCGCGCTCACCGGCGCGCTGGGGAAGGTGGGCGCGGTGGCGCCCTTCGATGCCTTCGCGCGGCTCCAGGACAAGGACTTCGACGAGTTCAGCAAGCTCGTCACGCGCGGCCCGCCGCGGCGTCAGCCCGTGCTGGCGGAAGGGGCCGACCTTCACGTGGAGGCCGAGGTGCTGGTGCGCTCGGAGGAACTGGGCCCCGCGCTTCCGTCCTTCGTCGGAGACCTCTCCGTCTCCGCGGAACAGCCGGACGACTGA
- a CDS encoding tetratricopeptide repeat protein codes for MRRSPRHPRSRRLTPALALLTTLCGPPALAQYRPPPMSESQRLVRDGEAAQVAASAASASGDKKEAEEKYRKALALFEQALTAEPGSVAAAAGLGASANALNDWQRTVDRVQPVLTANPSELPLAYPVSVAYFKLRRFPEAVPLMEQVATADKAEHLIVHYYLASYYLYVQQGDAAATRLKRYLALRPQALAPNDFQIHELLGRAHVLRGDAAAARASFQQAQAGRPESPSVQLGLAQVLELEGRVVEARTLLEGVTTRFPQAGDAREKLARLYLGAGDVAKADAQAQAVVKLGSSPAAHLLLGDVRFAQKNAAAAEAEYRKVLQLQPGLVLGQMAVGKALQAQGRHEEAIQFLEGAVRSGANSLELWANLGSVNRRAGRFQRAVEVHRRVVEMAPRQALGYVLLGADHFATGQWDQAIEDYANALQVEPEHAGAKQWLARALAHRARDRAGTGRLEDAVRDLRRAYDLDRGAPMARRLGAALLETRAYADARKVMEQGVMLPGAAWRDSLLLGYARLATNDAQAALEAFNRAATQTEEPDEQAEASVGAALAEVELGQVDAAVQRLTAVGPSRAAAQVAGANLPRVLVRRALVRLEAGDADAAERDLDLVDKLGTGNRKELVRLAQFVRGLARAESGRHAEASAAIAKALASTQPWAWPNTRALATAFVLYKKGQVPAARKQLTAAAKKPMPGQPKWLTAMTGALHRREASQAYNAGNMKVAEKAFKAALAGSPDDTQVQHNLACVDWRKGRTTDAVETWRRLESSVPVAALNLGIDAQERRKDAGEAVEAWRRYLAGGSGPRMAQVREWKERLQSLHGLAEPASGAPADATVEETP; via the coding sequence ATGCGACGCTCCCCACGACACCCTCGGTCGCGCCGTCTCACGCCGGCCCTCGCGCTGCTGACCACCCTGTGCGGCCCGCCCGCGCTGGCGCAGTACCGCCCGCCGCCCATGTCCGAATCCCAGCGGCTGGTGCGGGACGGCGAGGCGGCGCAGGTGGCCGCCAGCGCCGCCAGCGCCTCGGGTGACAAGAAGGAGGCCGAGGAGAAGTACCGCAAGGCCCTGGCCCTCTTCGAACAAGCGCTGACCGCCGAGCCTGGCTCCGTGGCCGCCGCCGCCGGCCTGGGCGCCAGCGCCAACGCGCTCAACGACTGGCAGCGCACCGTGGACCGGGTGCAGCCGGTGCTGACGGCGAACCCCTCCGAGCTGCCCCTGGCCTATCCGGTGAGCGTGGCGTACTTCAAGCTGCGCCGCTTCCCGGAGGCCGTGCCGCTGATGGAGCAGGTGGCCACGGCCGACAAGGCCGAACACCTCATCGTCCATTACTACCTGGCCAGCTACTACCTCTACGTCCAGCAGGGAGACGCGGCGGCCACGCGGCTGAAGCGCTACCTGGCGCTGCGTCCGCAGGCCCTGGCGCCCAACGACTTCCAGATTCACGAGCTGCTGGGCCGCGCCCACGTGCTGCGCGGGGATGCCGCGGCGGCGCGCGCGTCCTTCCAGCAGGCGCAGGCGGGCCGGCCAGAGTCGCCGTCGGTGCAACTGGGCCTGGCGCAGGTGCTGGAGCTGGAGGGCCGGGTGGTGGAGGCGCGCACGCTGCTGGAGGGCGTCACCACGCGCTTCCCGCAGGCGGGCGATGCGCGCGAGAAGCTGGCCCGCCTGTACCTGGGCGCGGGGGACGTCGCGAAGGCGGACGCGCAGGCCCAGGCGGTGGTGAAGCTGGGCAGCTCGCCCGCCGCGCACCTGCTGCTGGGTGACGTGCGCTTCGCCCAGAAGAACGCGGCCGCCGCGGAGGCGGAGTACCGCAAGGTGCTCCAACTCCAGCCGGGCCTGGTGCTGGGGCAGATGGCGGTGGGCAAGGCGCTCCAGGCACAGGGCCGGCACGAGGAGGCCATCCAGTTCCTGGAGGGCGCGGTGCGCTCGGGCGCCAACAGCCTGGAGCTGTGGGCCAACCTGGGCTCGGTGAACCGGCGCGCGGGCCGCTTCCAGCGCGCGGTGGAGGTGCACCGGCGCGTGGTGGAGATGGCGCCGCGTCAGGCCCTGGGCTACGTGCTGCTGGGCGCGGACCACTTCGCCACCGGCCAGTGGGACCAGGCCATCGAGGACTACGCCAACGCGCTGCAGGTGGAGCCGGAACACGCCGGGGCGAAGCAGTGGCTGGCCCGGGCCCTGGCGCACCGGGCGCGGGACAGGGCGGGCACGGGACGGCTGGAGGACGCCGTCCGGGACTTGCGCCGCGCGTATGACTTGGACCGGGGCGCGCCCATGGCCCGCCGGCTGGGCGCCGCGCTGCTGGAGACGCGCGCCTACGCGGACGCGCGCAAGGTGATGGAGCAGGGCGTGATGCTGCCCGGCGCCGCGTGGCGTGACAGCCTGCTGCTGGGGTACGCGCGGCTGGCCACGAACGACGCCCAGGCGGCGCTGGAGGCCTTCAACCGCGCGGCCACCCAGACGGAGGAGCCCGACGAACAGGCGGAGGCCTCCGTCGGCGCCGCGCTGGCCGAGGTGGAGCTGGGGCAGGTGGACGCGGCGGTGCAGCGCCTCACCGCGGTGGGCCCGTCGCGCGCCGCGGCGCAGGTGGCGGGCGCCAACCTTCCGCGCGTGCTGGTGCGCCGGGCGCTGGTTCGCCTGGAGGCCGGAGACGCCGACGCCGCCGAGCGGGATTTGGACCTGGTGGACAAGCTGGGCACGGGCAACCGCAAGGAGCTGGTGCGGCTGGCCCAGTTCGTCCGCGGCCTGGCGCGCGCGGAGTCCGGGCGCCACGCGGAGGCGAGCGCGGCCATCGCCAAGGCCCTCGCGTCCACGCAGCCCTGGGCCTGGCCCAACACTCGCGCGCTGGCCACCGCCTTCGTGCTCTACAAGAAGGGGCAGGTGCCCGCCGCGCGCAAGCAGCTGACCGCGGCGGCGAAGAAGCCGATGCCCGGACAGCCCAAGTGGCTGACGGCGATGACGGGCGCGCTCCACCGGCGCGAGGCGTCCCAGGCGTACAACGCCGGCAACATGAAGGTGGCGGAGAAGGCCTTCAAGGCCGCGCTCGCCGGCAGCCCGGACGACACGCAGGTGCAGCACAACCTGGCCTGCGTCGACTGGCGCAAGGGCCGCACGACGGACGCCGTGGAGACGTGGCGTCGGCTGGAGTCGAGCGTGCCGGTCGCCGCGCTCAACCTGGGCATCGACGCGCAGGAGCGCCGCAAGGACGCGGGAGAGGCCGTGGAGGCCTGGCGCCGCTACCTGGCCGGCGGCAGCGGCCCGCGCATGGCGCAGGTGCGTGAGTGGAAGGAACGCCTGCAGAGTCTGCACGGCCTGGCCGAGCCCGCCTCGGGCGCGCCCGCGGACGCCACCGTGGAGGAGACCCCATGA
- a CDS encoding PP2C family protein-serine/threonine phosphatase, producing the protein MSSTNTRLKSAPASDESPDDAALPPSERTGTQEVTGARESTATRLTGPLGLAEGGTRTLIAPLEAGELPNVAQIKGLRLDQILLLTTGVLVVLIVGLLAALSVASTKSQFEETALVSKDRIQEQARELGQTVGQTIALTSATNLRDNNYAFLEEVAGSIVKTNPNILRVQIFDPDGVRMADSEGASEDKEDAAPVRRAERRLVSAFYRGQPISEIQEPIDYGSSSGKGLVVISYSLGGLQQQLASLEQDKRATVRATTLRMLGLGLGFVVLAGVLVAYQSRRITRPLGMLTGKVMQLAAGNLSARAGTAQGAGREVVTLGVVFNHMAERIKVLLEDVRAKAQLEREVSLARTVQETLLPGREGVQVGPLRIAGLVVTADACGGDWWFRAALDDRRIVIGIGDVTGHGLSTSLVATSATSGFASAMTLREPSQVNAQMLITALNVTLANVGRGEHQMSSALAVIDVSNGYIDYAAGAHPSPLVFNKRSGQIASLPARGPLLGASVESQFTSRQAQLRPGDVVVWYTDGLTEARDNAGKLYGTQRLAAAVQAHAHLSAEALRDAVLADARAFSAGQPQRDDITVVVAEFSPAA; encoded by the coding sequence TTGTCCAGTACGAATACGCGACTGAAGTCCGCGCCCGCGTCCGACGAGTCCCCGGATGACGCCGCGCTCCCGCCGTCCGAGCGGACAGGCACCCAGGAAGTCACCGGCGCGCGGGAGTCCACCGCCACGCGCCTGACGGGCCCGTTGGGGCTGGCGGAGGGTGGCACCCGCACCCTCATCGCGCCACTGGAGGCGGGCGAGCTGCCCAACGTGGCCCAGATCAAGGGCCTGCGGCTGGACCAGATTCTCCTGCTCACCACCGGCGTCCTGGTGGTGCTCATCGTGGGCTTGCTGGCGGCGCTGTCGGTGGCCTCCACCAAGTCCCAGTTCGAGGAGACGGCGCTCGTCTCCAAGGATCGCATCCAGGAGCAGGCGCGCGAGCTGGGCCAGACGGTGGGGCAGACCATCGCGCTCACCTCCGCCACAAACCTGCGCGACAACAACTACGCCTTCCTCGAAGAGGTGGCGGGCTCCATCGTCAAGACGAACCCCAACATCCTCCGGGTGCAGATTTTCGACCCGGACGGGGTCCGGATGGCGGACAGCGAAGGCGCCAGCGAGGACAAGGAGGACGCCGCGCCGGTCCGCCGCGCCGAGCGCCGGCTGGTGAGCGCCTTCTACCGGGGGCAGCCCATCTCCGAAATCCAGGAGCCCATCGACTACGGCTCCAGCAGCGGCAAGGGGCTGGTCGTCATCAGCTACTCGCTGGGCGGGCTGCAGCAGCAGCTGGCGTCGCTGGAGCAGGACAAGCGCGCCACGGTGCGCGCCACCACGCTGCGCATGCTGGGGCTGGGGCTGGGCTTCGTGGTGCTGGCGGGCGTGCTGGTGGCCTACCAGAGCCGGCGCATCACCCGGCCGCTGGGCATGCTGACCGGCAAGGTGATGCAGCTTGCCGCCGGCAACCTGAGCGCACGGGCGGGAACGGCGCAGGGCGCGGGCCGCGAGGTGGTGACGCTGGGCGTGGTGTTCAACCACATGGCCGAGCGCATCAAGGTGCTGCTGGAGGACGTGCGCGCCAAGGCGCAGCTGGAGCGCGAGGTGTCGCTCGCGCGCACCGTGCAGGAGACGCTGCTGCCGGGGCGCGAGGGCGTGCAGGTGGGGCCGCTGCGCATCGCCGGCCTGGTCGTCACCGCGGATGCGTGCGGCGGCGACTGGTGGTTCCGGGCCGCCCTGGATGACCGGCGCATCGTCATTGGCATTGGCGACGTGACGGGCCACGGCCTGTCCACGTCGCTGGTGGCCACCAGCGCCACCAGTGGCTTCGCCTCGGCGATGACGCTGCGCGAGCCGTCGCAGGTCAACGCGCAGATGCTCATCACCGCCCTCAACGTGACGCTGGCCAACGTGGGCCGCGGTGAGCACCAGATGTCCAGCGCGCTGGCCGTCATCGACGTGTCCAACGGCTACATCGACTACGCGGCGGGCGCGCACCCCAGCCCGCTGGTGTTCAACAAGCGCAGCGGTCAGATTGCATCGCTGCCCGCGCGCGGCCCGCTGCTGGGCGCCTCCGTCGAATCGCAGTTCACCTCGCGCCAGGCCCAGCTGCGGCCAGGGGACGTGGTGGTCTGGTACACGGACGGCCTCACCGAGGCGCGCGACAACGCGGGCAAGCTCTACGGCACCCAGCGTCTGGCCGCCGCGGTCCAAGCGCACGCCCACCTGTCCGCGGAGGCGCTGCGTGACGCGGTGCTGGCGGACGCTCGAGCCTTCAGCGCCGGCCAGCCGCAGCGGGACGACATCACCGTCGTCGTGGCCGAGTTCAGCCCCGCCGCCTGA